One genomic segment of Myxocyprinus asiaticus isolate MX2 ecotype Aquarium Trade chromosome 14, UBuf_Myxa_2, whole genome shotgun sequence includes these proteins:
- the LOC127452315 gene encoding uncharacterized protein LOC127452315 isoform X3: MTSFGVEAEMEEQYSEDEVDKGHKMLSSATPQLGNGSPTNEHKHDQKPVEWESPERLPTIKKWEIGPLLQSFKSKMASFTEIVMSPVRLFKSSDSLSSTGLSDQHQQLITKSNVESSIRTEEGVTTSDKYKNGLFSKRPSSEGVQCNIAPKRHRVAQRLNFGTVSSNNHEPVLDNIKMHSDLKVAPNEEENQIDRPSRQSQAVLQDGIHDSCPCKVQSRFLRTRPIPSSDKPLNSASAKCVSCQANSKNDEAVAQQRLIGGDTRRGCVFGSEESYSQMAIRKSPRKSVKRLSDAFEFTSTELATFVTGPNTLDYNMKDSQSENVMEWTHHSAEVTDCPKSTSVVEVRAKRCQEVKKDLLVREKCSLQKAEKGGPRPSKNKNKVTGNGMSLEKNQEDATIVPIRKKRKGISTVQQLQASNMILSISNTADVDMRNSVVSDTSRSCDSTEIKQMRLEKAVRSRSRKNLKCGMLLTFANEGDTTDATSFQNATRNVLIDKSLDCNNSNTMGQCNYENSRPSELPGLQHPMQAQETFEKIVESWKTRQHFLKSAGNTAFQKRNLHPPKQNFKDCSTTSVVDPAGPSKPARRTVLQRDKACDETQRTIIATEEQESFLSTGVLSGLEVREEKNGLVSPPMQPKSTAPLQSERKPRRPTKIMNRKSSKCVFAGKRKGAIGSEDEAETQEQTMETIPVVLSSGSGSKRLLRSYSCPEIPSLLFSDSHLPLSHMHDNSTTSPPKKSSPVPLPTHLNSPSKRTRRHTVCSVEMEREIAPLCLRKEVYPASRGGHYSGPSFPYSPLTSLTALASCFLSSPLAFLSKSSSQGHSHASDTSTGSVHAVASPFMSSFVTSSSSSFSSPFTSTLTACHALSGPSNVVTPSPETPPATVSTLCSAFSQRSLEGDHVMLQMRCEEAMDEEEKSNFSLQLSSTSISEEKALSDSEIKTEIKEGHRGKVSSIRICKKIPKPQNNLTPMGLPKVIRIKKKDFSLEEIYTNKNFSKPPDGRLETIFEVPLNRRDGSQAVVGQKKVKRFVEFPELGVARKPKKPLVGGTAGGGAQRKAGGNSGICRTRRGVGASSKVEDGLILQKLDSLLCSKLEELDTWMALQQVAC, encoded by the exons ATG acaaGCTTTGGAGTTGAAGCTGAGATGGAGGAGCAATATTCAGA GGATGAAGTTGATAAAGGCCATAAAATGTTATCCTCTGCAACACCACAGTTAGGAAATGGCAGCCCCACAAATGAGCATAAACATGACCAGAAACCAGTGGAGTGGGAATCCCCAGAGAGACTTCCAACTATAAAAAAATGGGAGATTGGTCCACTTCTACAGTCATTCAAATCCAAGATGGCTAGCTTTACTGAGATTGTCATGAGCCCTGTTCGCCTTTTTAAGTCCAGTGACTCACTGTCCTCAACTGGATTGTCTGATCAGCATCAACAGTTAATCACCAAGTCAAATGTGGAAAGTTCAATCAGGACTGAGGAGGGGGTGACTACCagtgataaatataaaaatgggTTGTTTTCAAAAAGGCCTTCATCAGAAGGAGTGCAGTGTAACATTGCTCCAAAACGCCATAGAGTTGCACAGAGACTGAATTTTGGTACAGTTTCAAGTAACAACCATGAACCAGTATTGgataatattaaaatgcacagcGATTTAAAGGTTGCACCAAATGAAGAAGAAAATCAGATAGACCGTCCTTCAAGGCAGTCACAAGCCGTCCTTCAGGATGGAATACATGATTCATGTCCTTGTAAAGTACAAAGTCGTTTTCTCAGGACTAGACCTATTCCGTCCTCTGACAAACCTTTGAATTCTGCAAGTGCCAAATGTGTGTCTTGTCAAGCCAATTCGAAAAATGATGAAGCTGTTGCTCAGCAGCGACTAATAG GTGGAGACACAAGGAGAGGTTGTGTGTTTGGCAGTGAGGAATCCTATTCGCAGATGGCCATTAGGAAAAGCCCTAGAAAGTCAGTGAAACGTCTGTCAGACGCTTTTGAGTTCACCTCGACAGAATTGGCCACATTTGTGACAGGACCAAATActctggattataacatgaaggATTCACAGTCTGAAAATGTTATGGAATGGACGCACCACTCAGCTGAAGTAACAGACTGTCCAAAGAGCACTTCTGTTGTTGAAGTGAGGGCAAAGAGGTGTCAAGAGGTAAAGAAAGACTTGCTGGTAAGGGAGAAATGTAGTTTGCAAAAAGCTGAAAAGGGAGGCCCGAGGCCTTCAAAGAATAAAAACAAGGTCACAGGCAACGGCATGTCTTTGGAAAAGAATCAGGAGGATGCAACAATTGTTCCGATCAGGAAAAAGAGGAAAGGGATTTCTACAGTGCAACAGCTCCAAGCCTCAAATATGATCCTTAGTATTAGCAATACTGCAGATGTTGATATGAGAAATTCTGTAGTCTCCGACACCTCACGCTCTTGTGACTCCACAGAGATTAAACAAATGAGACTGGAAAAGGCAGTAAGAAGTCGGTcgagaaaaaatttaaaatgtggaATGTTACTGACCTTTGCTAATGAAGGTGATACCACTGATGCTACATCTTTCCAAAATGCCACAAGAAATGTCTTGATTGACAAGAGCTTAGACTGCAATAATTCGAATACCATGGGACAATGTAATTATGAAAATTCCAGACCATCAGAGCTTCCAGGATTGCAGCACCCCATGCAGGCACAAGAGACTTTTGAGAAGATTGTTGAATCATGGAAGACAAGACAGCATTTTCTTAAAAGTGCAGGAAATAcagctttccaaaagaggaaTCTTCATCCACCCAAGCAGAATTTTAAGGACTGCAGTACAACTTCAGTAGTTGATCCAGCAGGACCCAGTAAACCTGCAAGAAGAACTGTACTTCAGAGGGACAAGGCTTGCGATGAAACTCAAAGGACAATTATTGCAACTGAGGAGCAGGAGTCATTTCTGTCTACAGGGGTGCTTTCTGGACTTGAAGtaagagaagaaaaaaatggaCTTGTGTCACCGCCAATGCAGCCTAAATCGACAGCTCCATTACAGTCAGAAAGAAAGCCAAGAAGACCCACAAAGATTATGAACCGAAAAAGTAGCAAATGTGTTTTCGCTGGAAAAAGGAAAGGTGCTATTGGAAGCGAAGATGAGGCAGAGACCCAAGAACAGACGATGGAAACCATTCCAGTAGTGTTGTCGTCAGGTAGCGGCTCCAAACGCCTCCTGCGCAGCTACTCCTGCCCTGAAATCCCTTCTCTATTATTCAGTGACTCTCATTTACCTCTGTCCCACATGCATGACAACAGTACTACCTCACCACCTAAAAAGAGCTCACCCGTTCCACTTCCCACCCATTTAAACTCTCCGTCCAAGCGTACTCGCCGGCACACTGTCTGTAGTGTGGAGATGGAACGAGAAATTGCCCCTCTGTGTCTTCGTAAGGAGGTGTACCCTGCTAGTAGGGGTGGCCACTACAGTGGTCCGTCCTTCCCATACTCTCCCTTGACCTCTCTCACAGCCCTTGCCTCTTGTTTTTTGTCCAGCCCTCTAGCGTTCTTGTCCAAAAGCTCAAGTCAAGGGCATAGTCATGCTAGTGACACCAGCACTGGCAGCGTTCATGCCGTTGCCTCCCCTTTTATGTCCAGTTTCGTCACATCCTCATCGTCCTCCTTCAGTTCCCCCTTTACATCCACCCTCACAGCCTGTCATGCTTTATCTGGCCCCTCCAATGTTGTCACTCCCAGTCCTGAGACTCCTCCTGCCACTGTGTCTACACTCTGCAG TGCATTTTCACAAAGGTCTTTGGAGGGAGACCATGTGATGCTCCAAATGAGATGTGAGGAAGCAATGGATGAAGAAGAAAAATCAAACTTTAGCCTTCAGCTCTCATCTACATCCATCTCAGAGGAAAAAGCATTATCAGACTCTGAAATCAAG acagaaattaaggAGGGTCATCGAGGAAAAGTGTCCTCTATTCGTATCTGTAAAAAAATTCCAAAGCCTCAGAATAATCTCACACCAATGGGCCTTCCTAAGGTCATCAG AATAAAGAAGAAGGATTTTAGCTTGGAGGAAATCTACACCAATAAAAACTTCAGCAAACCTCCTGATGG ACGTTTGGAAACCATTTTTGAGGTGCCTCTTAACCGGCGAGATGGCTCTCAGGCTGTCGTAGGCCAAAAAAAGGTAAAGCGCTTTGTTGAATTCCCTGAACTGGGTGTTGCCAGGAAGCCCAAGAAGCCTCTGGTTGGTGGAACAgcagggggtggagctcagaggAAAGCAGGAGGGAACTCTGGGATCTGTAGAACCAGACGAGGTGTCGGGGCCTCTTCTAAAGTGGAGGATGGGCTTATCTTGCAGAAGTTGGATTCACTCCTCTGTTCCAAGCTTGAGGAACTAGACACCTGGATGGCACTTCAACAAGTTGCATGCTGA
- the LOC127452315 gene encoding uncharacterized protein LOC127452315 isoform X4 produces MTSFGVEAEMEEQYSEDEVDKGHKMLSSATPQLGNGSPTNEHKHDQKPVEWESPERLPTIKKWEIGPLLQSFKSKMASFTEIVMSPVRLFKSSDSLSSTGLSDQHQQLITKSNVESSIRTEEGVTTSDKYKNGLFSKRPSSEGVQCNIAPKRHRVAQRLNFGTVSSNNHEPVLDNIKMHSDLKVAPNEEENQIDRPSRQSQAVLQDGIHDSCPCKVQSRFLRTRPIPSSDKPLNSASAKCVSCQANSKNDEAVAQQRLIGERQTHSSKHEDSITACEHDIDSYISEASSLLKPETNSVIVITKITSLNNGSEASSSISSDFHLIGGDTRRGCVFGSEESYSQMAIRKSPRKSVKRLSDAFEFTSTELATFVTGPNTLDYNMKDSQSENVMEWTHHSAEVTDCPKSTSVVEVRAKRCQEVKKDLLVREKCSLQKAEKGGPRPSKNKNKVTGNGMSLEKNQEDATIVPIRKKRKGISTVQQLQASNMILSISNTADVDMRNSVVSDTSRSCDSTEIKQMRLEKAVRSRSRKNLKCGMLLTFANEGDTTDATSFQNATRNVLIDKSLDCNNSNTMGQCNYENSRPSELPGLQHPMQAQETFEKIVESWKTRQHFLKSAGNTAFQKRNLHPPKQNFKDCSTTSVVDPAGPSKPARRTVLQRDKACDETQRTIIATEEQESFLSTGVLSGLEVREEKNGLVSPPMQPKSTAPLQSERKPRRPTKIMNRKSSKCVFAGKRKGAIGSEDEAETQEQTMETIPVVLSSGSGSKRLLRSYSCPEIPSLLFSDSHLPLSHMHDNSTTSPPKKSSPVPLPTHLNSPSKRTRRHTVCSVEMEREIAPLCLRKEVYPASRGGHYSGPSFPYSPLTSLTALASCFLSSPLAFLSKSSSQGHSHASDTSTGSVHAVASPFMSSFVTSSSSSFSSPFTSTLTACHALSGPSNVVTPSPETPPATVSTLCSTLGFT; encoded by the exons ATG acaaGCTTTGGAGTTGAAGCTGAGATGGAGGAGCAATATTCAGA GGATGAAGTTGATAAAGGCCATAAAATGTTATCCTCTGCAACACCACAGTTAGGAAATGGCAGCCCCACAAATGAGCATAAACATGACCAGAAACCAGTGGAGTGGGAATCCCCAGAGAGACTTCCAACTATAAAAAAATGGGAGATTGGTCCACTTCTACAGTCATTCAAATCCAAGATGGCTAGCTTTACTGAGATTGTCATGAGCCCTGTTCGCCTTTTTAAGTCCAGTGACTCACTGTCCTCAACTGGATTGTCTGATCAGCATCAACAGTTAATCACCAAGTCAAATGTGGAAAGTTCAATCAGGACTGAGGAGGGGGTGACTACCagtgataaatataaaaatgggTTGTTTTCAAAAAGGCCTTCATCAGAAGGAGTGCAGTGTAACATTGCTCCAAAACGCCATAGAGTTGCACAGAGACTGAATTTTGGTACAGTTTCAAGTAACAACCATGAACCAGTATTGgataatattaaaatgcacagcGATTTAAAGGTTGCACCAAATGAAGAAGAAAATCAGATAGACCGTCCTTCAAGGCAGTCACAAGCCGTCCTTCAGGATGGAATACATGATTCATGTCCTTGTAAAGTACAAAGTCGTTTTCTCAGGACTAGACCTATTCCGTCCTCTGACAAACCTTTGAATTCTGCAAGTGCCAAATGTGTGTCTTGTCAAGCCAATTCGAAAAATGATGAAGCTGTTGCTCAGCAGCGACTAATAGGTGAGAGACAGACCCATAGCAGTAAACATGAAGATAGTATCACAGCCTGTGAACATGATATTGACTCCTATATTTCAGAGGCATCAAGCCTTTTGAAACCAGAAACAAACTCTGTAATTGTAATCACAAAAATAACTTCTTTAAACAATGGTTCTGAAGCCTCTTCTAGTATTTCCTCTGATTTTCACTTGATAGGTGGAGACACAAGGAGAGGTTGTGTGTTTGGCAGTGAGGAATCCTATTCGCAGATGGCCATTAGGAAAAGCCCTAGAAAGTCAGTGAAACGTCTGTCAGACGCTTTTGAGTTCACCTCGACAGAATTGGCCACATTTGTGACAGGACCAAATActctggattataacatgaaggATTCACAGTCTGAAAATGTTATGGAATGGACGCACCACTCAGCTGAAGTAACAGACTGTCCAAAGAGCACTTCTGTTGTTGAAGTGAGGGCAAAGAGGTGTCAAGAGGTAAAGAAAGACTTGCTGGTAAGGGAGAAATGTAGTTTGCAAAAAGCTGAAAAGGGAGGCCCGAGGCCTTCAAAGAATAAAAACAAGGTCACAGGCAACGGCATGTCTTTGGAAAAGAATCAGGAGGATGCAACAATTGTTCCGATCAGGAAAAAGAGGAAAGGGATTTCTACAGTGCAACAGCTCCAAGCCTCAAATATGATCCTTAGTATTAGCAATACTGCAGATGTTGATATGAGAAATTCTGTAGTCTCCGACACCTCACGCTCTTGTGACTCCACAGAGATTAAACAAATGAGACTGGAAAAGGCAGTAAGAAGTCGGTcgagaaaaaatttaaaatgtggaATGTTACTGACCTTTGCTAATGAAGGTGATACCACTGATGCTACATCTTTCCAAAATGCCACAAGAAATGTCTTGATTGACAAGAGCTTAGACTGCAATAATTCGAATACCATGGGACAATGTAATTATGAAAATTCCAGACCATCAGAGCTTCCAGGATTGCAGCACCCCATGCAGGCACAAGAGACTTTTGAGAAGATTGTTGAATCATGGAAGACAAGACAGCATTTTCTTAAAAGTGCAGGAAATAcagctttccaaaagaggaaTCTTCATCCACCCAAGCAGAATTTTAAGGACTGCAGTACAACTTCAGTAGTTGATCCAGCAGGACCCAGTAAACCTGCAAGAAGAACTGTACTTCAGAGGGACAAGGCTTGCGATGAAACTCAAAGGACAATTATTGCAACTGAGGAGCAGGAGTCATTTCTGTCTACAGGGGTGCTTTCTGGACTTGAAGtaagagaagaaaaaaatggaCTTGTGTCACCGCCAATGCAGCCTAAATCGACAGCTCCATTACAGTCAGAAAGAAAGCCAAGAAGACCCACAAAGATTATGAACCGAAAAAGTAGCAAATGTGTTTTCGCTGGAAAAAGGAAAGGTGCTATTGGAAGCGAAGATGAGGCAGAGACCCAAGAACAGACGATGGAAACCATTCCAGTAGTGTTGTCGTCAGGTAGCGGCTCCAAACGCCTCCTGCGCAGCTACTCCTGCCCTGAAATCCCTTCTCTATTATTCAGTGACTCTCATTTACCTCTGTCCCACATGCATGACAACAGTACTACCTCACCACCTAAAAAGAGCTCACCCGTTCCACTTCCCACCCATTTAAACTCTCCGTCCAAGCGTACTCGCCGGCACACTGTCTGTAGTGTGGAGATGGAACGAGAAATTGCCCCTCTGTGTCTTCGTAAGGAGGTGTACCCTGCTAGTAGGGGTGGCCACTACAGTGGTCCGTCCTTCCCATACTCTCCCTTGACCTCTCTCACAGCCCTTGCCTCTTGTTTTTTGTCCAGCCCTCTAGCGTTCTTGTCCAAAAGCTCAAGTCAAGGGCATAGTCATGCTAGTGACACCAGCACTGGCAGCGTTCATGCCGTTGCCTCCCCTTTTATGTCCAGTTTCGTCACATCCTCATCGTCCTCCTTCAGTTCCCCCTTTACATCCACCCTCACAGCCTGTCATGCTTTATCTGGCCCCTCCAATGTTGTCACTCCCAGTCCTGAGACTCCTCCTGCCACTGTGTCTACACTCTGCAG CACACTTGGCTTTACTTGA
- the LOC127452315 gene encoding uncharacterized protein LOC127452315 isoform X1, which yields MTSFGVEAEMEEQYSEDEVDKGHKMLSSATPQLGNGSPTNEHKHDQKPVEWESPERLPTIKKWEIGPLLQSFKSKMASFTEIVMSPVRLFKSSDSLSSTGLSDQHQQLITKSNVESSIRTEEGVTTSDKYKNGLFSKRPSSEGVQCNIAPKRHRVAQRLNFGTVSSNNHEPVLDNIKMHSDLKVAPNEEENQIDRPSRQSQAVLQDGIHDSCPCKVQSRFLRTRPIPSSDKPLNSASAKCVSCQANSKNDEAVAQQRLIGERQTHSSKHEDSITACEHDIDSYISEASSLLKPETNSVIVITKITSLNNGSEASSSISSDFHLIGGDTRRGCVFGSEESYSQMAIRKSPRKSVKRLSDAFEFTSTELATFVTGPNTLDYNMKDSQSENVMEWTHHSAEVTDCPKSTSVVEVRAKRCQEVKKDLLVREKCSLQKAEKGGPRPSKNKNKVTGNGMSLEKNQEDATIVPIRKKRKGISTVQQLQASNMILSISNTADVDMRNSVVSDTSRSCDSTEIKQMRLEKAVRSRSRKNLKCGMLLTFANEGDTTDATSFQNATRNVLIDKSLDCNNSNTMGQCNYENSRPSELPGLQHPMQAQETFEKIVESWKTRQHFLKSAGNTAFQKRNLHPPKQNFKDCSTTSVVDPAGPSKPARRTVLQRDKACDETQRTIIATEEQESFLSTGVLSGLEVREEKNGLVSPPMQPKSTAPLQSERKPRRPTKIMNRKSSKCVFAGKRKGAIGSEDEAETQEQTMETIPVVLSSGSGSKRLLRSYSCPEIPSLLFSDSHLPLSHMHDNSTTSPPKKSSPVPLPTHLNSPSKRTRRHTVCSVEMEREIAPLCLRKEVYPASRGGHYSGPSFPYSPLTSLTALASCFLSSPLAFLSKSSSQGHSHASDTSTGSVHAVASPFMSSFVTSSSSSFSSPFTSTLTACHALSGPSNVVTPSPETPPATVSTLCSAFSQRSLEGDHVMLQMRCEEAMDEEEKSNFSLQLSSTSISEEKALSDSEIKTEIKEGHRGKVSSIRICKKIPKPQNNLTPMGLPKVIRIKKKDFSLEEIYTNKNFSKPPDGRLETIFEVPLNRRDGSQAVVGQKKVKRFVEFPELGVARKPKKPLVGGTAGGGAQRKAGGNSGICRTRRGVGASSKVEDGLILQKLDSLLCSKLEELDTWMALQQVAC from the exons ATG acaaGCTTTGGAGTTGAAGCTGAGATGGAGGAGCAATATTCAGA GGATGAAGTTGATAAAGGCCATAAAATGTTATCCTCTGCAACACCACAGTTAGGAAATGGCAGCCCCACAAATGAGCATAAACATGACCAGAAACCAGTGGAGTGGGAATCCCCAGAGAGACTTCCAACTATAAAAAAATGGGAGATTGGTCCACTTCTACAGTCATTCAAATCCAAGATGGCTAGCTTTACTGAGATTGTCATGAGCCCTGTTCGCCTTTTTAAGTCCAGTGACTCACTGTCCTCAACTGGATTGTCTGATCAGCATCAACAGTTAATCACCAAGTCAAATGTGGAAAGTTCAATCAGGACTGAGGAGGGGGTGACTACCagtgataaatataaaaatgggTTGTTTTCAAAAAGGCCTTCATCAGAAGGAGTGCAGTGTAACATTGCTCCAAAACGCCATAGAGTTGCACAGAGACTGAATTTTGGTACAGTTTCAAGTAACAACCATGAACCAGTATTGgataatattaaaatgcacagcGATTTAAAGGTTGCACCAAATGAAGAAGAAAATCAGATAGACCGTCCTTCAAGGCAGTCACAAGCCGTCCTTCAGGATGGAATACATGATTCATGTCCTTGTAAAGTACAAAGTCGTTTTCTCAGGACTAGACCTATTCCGTCCTCTGACAAACCTTTGAATTCTGCAAGTGCCAAATGTGTGTCTTGTCAAGCCAATTCGAAAAATGATGAAGCTGTTGCTCAGCAGCGACTAATAGGTGAGAGACAGACCCATAGCAGTAAACATGAAGATAGTATCACAGCCTGTGAACATGATATTGACTCCTATATTTCAGAGGCATCAAGCCTTTTGAAACCAGAAACAAACTCTGTAATTGTAATCACAAAAATAACTTCTTTAAACAATGGTTCTGAAGCCTCTTCTAGTATTTCCTCTGATTTTCACTTGATAGGTGGAGACACAAGGAGAGGTTGTGTGTTTGGCAGTGAGGAATCCTATTCGCAGATGGCCATTAGGAAAAGCCCTAGAAAGTCAGTGAAACGTCTGTCAGACGCTTTTGAGTTCACCTCGACAGAATTGGCCACATTTGTGACAGGACCAAATActctggattataacatgaaggATTCACAGTCTGAAAATGTTATGGAATGGACGCACCACTCAGCTGAAGTAACAGACTGTCCAAAGAGCACTTCTGTTGTTGAAGTGAGGGCAAAGAGGTGTCAAGAGGTAAAGAAAGACTTGCTGGTAAGGGAGAAATGTAGTTTGCAAAAAGCTGAAAAGGGAGGCCCGAGGCCTTCAAAGAATAAAAACAAGGTCACAGGCAACGGCATGTCTTTGGAAAAGAATCAGGAGGATGCAACAATTGTTCCGATCAGGAAAAAGAGGAAAGGGATTTCTACAGTGCAACAGCTCCAAGCCTCAAATATGATCCTTAGTATTAGCAATACTGCAGATGTTGATATGAGAAATTCTGTAGTCTCCGACACCTCACGCTCTTGTGACTCCACAGAGATTAAACAAATGAGACTGGAAAAGGCAGTAAGAAGTCGGTcgagaaaaaatttaaaatgtggaATGTTACTGACCTTTGCTAATGAAGGTGATACCACTGATGCTACATCTTTCCAAAATGCCACAAGAAATGTCTTGATTGACAAGAGCTTAGACTGCAATAATTCGAATACCATGGGACAATGTAATTATGAAAATTCCAGACCATCAGAGCTTCCAGGATTGCAGCACCCCATGCAGGCACAAGAGACTTTTGAGAAGATTGTTGAATCATGGAAGACAAGACAGCATTTTCTTAAAAGTGCAGGAAATAcagctttccaaaagaggaaTCTTCATCCACCCAAGCAGAATTTTAAGGACTGCAGTACAACTTCAGTAGTTGATCCAGCAGGACCCAGTAAACCTGCAAGAAGAACTGTACTTCAGAGGGACAAGGCTTGCGATGAAACTCAAAGGACAATTATTGCAACTGAGGAGCAGGAGTCATTTCTGTCTACAGGGGTGCTTTCTGGACTTGAAGtaagagaagaaaaaaatggaCTTGTGTCACCGCCAATGCAGCCTAAATCGACAGCTCCATTACAGTCAGAAAGAAAGCCAAGAAGACCCACAAAGATTATGAACCGAAAAAGTAGCAAATGTGTTTTCGCTGGAAAAAGGAAAGGTGCTATTGGAAGCGAAGATGAGGCAGAGACCCAAGAACAGACGATGGAAACCATTCCAGTAGTGTTGTCGTCAGGTAGCGGCTCCAAACGCCTCCTGCGCAGCTACTCCTGCCCTGAAATCCCTTCTCTATTATTCAGTGACTCTCATTTACCTCTGTCCCACATGCATGACAACAGTACTACCTCACCACCTAAAAAGAGCTCACCCGTTCCACTTCCCACCCATTTAAACTCTCCGTCCAAGCGTACTCGCCGGCACACTGTCTGTAGTGTGGAGATGGAACGAGAAATTGCCCCTCTGTGTCTTCGTAAGGAGGTGTACCCTGCTAGTAGGGGTGGCCACTACAGTGGTCCGTCCTTCCCATACTCTCCCTTGACCTCTCTCACAGCCCTTGCCTCTTGTTTTTTGTCCAGCCCTCTAGCGTTCTTGTCCAAAAGCTCAAGTCAAGGGCATAGTCATGCTAGTGACACCAGCACTGGCAGCGTTCATGCCGTTGCCTCCCCTTTTATGTCCAGTTTCGTCACATCCTCATCGTCCTCCTTCAGTTCCCCCTTTACATCCACCCTCACAGCCTGTCATGCTTTATCTGGCCCCTCCAATGTTGTCACTCCCAGTCCTGAGACTCCTCCTGCCACTGTGTCTACACTCTGCAG TGCATTTTCACAAAGGTCTTTGGAGGGAGACCATGTGATGCTCCAAATGAGATGTGAGGAAGCAATGGATGAAGAAGAAAAATCAAACTTTAGCCTTCAGCTCTCATCTACATCCATCTCAGAGGAAAAAGCATTATCAGACTCTGAAATCAAG acagaaattaaggAGGGTCATCGAGGAAAAGTGTCCTCTATTCGTATCTGTAAAAAAATTCCAAAGCCTCAGAATAATCTCACACCAATGGGCCTTCCTAAGGTCATCAG AATAAAGAAGAAGGATTTTAGCTTGGAGGAAATCTACACCAATAAAAACTTCAGCAAACCTCCTGATGG ACGTTTGGAAACCATTTTTGAGGTGCCTCTTAACCGGCGAGATGGCTCTCAGGCTGTCGTAGGCCAAAAAAAGGTAAAGCGCTTTGTTGAATTCCCTGAACTGGGTGTTGCCAGGAAGCCCAAGAAGCCTCTGGTTGGTGGAACAgcagggggtggagctcagaggAAAGCAGGAGGGAACTCTGGGATCTGTAGAACCAGACGAGGTGTCGGGGCCTCTTCTAAAGTGGAGGATGGGCTTATCTTGCAGAAGTTGGATTCACTCCTCTGTTCCAAGCTTGAGGAACTAGACACCTGGATGGCACTTCAACAAGTTGCATGCTGA